Proteins co-encoded in one Afipia sp. P52-10 genomic window:
- the pimD gene encoding pimeloyl-CoA dehydrogenase small subunit → MDFDLSEEQRLLKDSVEGLLADAYDFEQRKKHASSKKGWSDEIWKKFAEQGLLGLPFAEADGGFGGGAIETMIVMEAMGKALVVEPYFATVVLGGGFLRHGGSEEQRKAHVPGIVDGSKTFAFAQLEKNSRYDLADVSTTAKKKGAGWVIDGEKFVVANGDSADMLVVTARTKGGQRDRAGIGVFLVPANANGVRVKGYPTQDGLRAANITFEGVEVGADAVLGDPENGLALVERVVDEARAALCSEAVGAMDESLKTTIEYLKTRQQFGVNIGKFQALQHRGSDMFVALEQARGIAMYGTMAVNYDDAQERSTAIAAAKVQVGRSAKYIGQQAIQLHGGVGMTQEYKIGHYFKRLTMIESTFGDADYHLKKIAERGGLFKD, encoded by the coding sequence ATGGATTTCGATTTGTCCGAGGAGCAGCGGCTTCTCAAGGATAGCGTGGAAGGCCTGCTGGCCGATGCTTATGATTTCGAACAGCGCAAGAAGCATGCCTCGTCGAAGAAAGGCTGGAGCGACGAGATCTGGAAGAAGTTCGCCGAGCAGGGCCTGCTGGGCCTGCCGTTCGCGGAGGCCGACGGCGGCTTCGGCGGTGGCGCGATCGAGACCATGATCGTCATGGAAGCGATGGGCAAGGCGCTAGTCGTCGAGCCTTACTTCGCGACGGTGGTGCTCGGCGGCGGTTTCCTGCGTCATGGCGGCTCGGAAGAGCAGCGCAAGGCGCATGTGCCGGGGATCGTCGACGGCTCGAAGACGTTCGCGTTCGCGCAGCTCGAAAAGAACTCGCGGTACGATCTCGCCGATGTCAGCACGACAGCGAAGAAGAAGGGCGCGGGCTGGGTAATCGACGGCGAGAAGTTCGTCGTCGCCAATGGCGATTCCGCCGACATGCTGGTGGTGACCGCGCGGACCAAGGGCGGTCAGCGCGATCGTGCAGGCATCGGCGTGTTCCTGGTCCCGGCGAACGCAAACGGCGTGCGCGTCAAGGGCTATCCGACCCAGGATGGCTTGCGTGCGGCCAACATCACGTTCGAGGGCGTCGAGGTCGGCGCGGATGCCGTGCTTGGCGATCCGGAGAATGGGTTGGCGCTGGTCGAGCGCGTGGTCGATGAAGCGCGGGCGGCGCTCTGTTCGGAGGCTGTCGGCGCGATGGATGAATCGCTGAAAACGACGATCGAGTACCTGAAGACCCGTCAGCAGTTCGGCGTCAATATCGGTAAGTTCCAGGCGCTGCAGCACCGTGGTTCGGACATGTTCGTGGCGCTCGAACAGGCGCGCGGCATCGCGATGTACGGCACCATGGCGGTGAATTACGACGATGCGCAGGAGCGCTCGACCGCGATCGCGGCGGCGAAGGTGCAGGTCGGCCGCTCCGCCAAGTATATCGGCCAGCAGGCGATCCAGCTGCATGGCGGCGTCGGCATGACTCAGGAGTACAAGATCGGCCATTACTTCAAGCGGCTGACCATGATCGAGTCGACCTTCGGCGATGCCGACTATCACCTGAAGAAGATCGCCGAGCGCGGTGGTCTCTTCAAGGACTGA
- a CDS encoding patatin-like phospholipase family protein, with protein MTDAVATTPALASCPANARRVLVLQGGGALGSYQAGAFEALYQHQFDPVWVAGISIGAINAAIIAGNPREKRVERLKEFWELVSSPVLWRPLGKGDHSRFAFNEASAAWVATFGVPGFFQPRVPPAPFWPRGAPQAISYYDTAPLRDTLLRLVDFDLINAKQVRLSVGAVNVKTGNFAYFDNTKQPIGPEHIMASGALPPGFPPVEIDGEHYWDGGLVSNTPLDYVLEQEKQDDLLIFQVDLFSARGALPDTVLEAAEREKDIRYSSRTRQITDANKRLHTARKALRELIARLPPDLKNDPLVATLSEAAKENTVTVVHLIYKSKNFESSSKDYDFSRVGMVEHWKSGMQDVQITMQHPECFTNPQLGETMVTYDLTGDGRNQRLEQTPTGASNG; from the coding sequence ATGACTGACGCGGTCGCGACGACACCGGCGCTGGCCTCCTGCCCTGCAAATGCCCGACGCGTGCTCGTCCTGCAGGGCGGCGGCGCGCTCGGCTCGTATCAGGCCGGCGCCTTCGAGGCGCTCTACCAGCATCAGTTCGACCCCGTCTGGGTCGCCGGCATTTCGATCGGCGCAATCAACGCGGCGATCATCGCTGGTAACCCGCGCGAGAAACGCGTCGAACGGCTGAAGGAGTTCTGGGAGCTGGTCTCCTCCCCGGTGCTGTGGCGTCCGCTCGGCAAGGGCGATCACTCCCGTTTCGCCTTCAATGAGGCGAGCGCCGCCTGGGTCGCCACCTTCGGCGTACCAGGGTTCTTCCAGCCGCGCGTTCCGCCGGCGCCGTTCTGGCCGCGCGGAGCACCGCAGGCGATCAGCTACTACGATACGGCTCCGCTGCGCGACACGCTGCTGCGGCTCGTGGACTTCGATCTGATCAACGCCAAGCAGGTCCGCCTCAGCGTCGGTGCAGTCAATGTGAAAACCGGCAACTTCGCGTATTTCGACAACACCAAGCAGCCGATTGGCCCGGAGCACATCATGGCCTCCGGCGCACTGCCGCCAGGATTCCCTCCGGTTGAAATCGACGGTGAGCACTATTGGGACGGCGGCCTCGTCTCGAATACGCCGCTCGATTACGTGCTCGAACAGGAGAAGCAGGACGATCTGCTGATCTTCCAGGTCGATCTGTTCAGCGCCCGAGGGGCTCTGCCGGATACGGTCCTCGAAGCTGCCGAGCGGGAAAAGGACATCCGCTACTCCAGCCGCACGCGCCAGATCACCGACGCCAACAAGCGACTGCACACCGCACGCAAGGCTCTCAGGGAATTGATCGCGCGGCTGCCGCCCGACCTCAAAAACGACCCGCTCGTGGCGACCTTGTCGGAGGCGGCCAAGGAAAACACCGTCACGGTGGTTCATCTGATCTACAAATCGAAGAATTTCGAATCCAGCTCGAAGGATTACGACTTCTCCCGGGTCGGCATGGTCGAACACTGGAAGTCTGGCATGCAGGATGTCCAAATCACCATGCAGCATCCGGAATGTTTCACAAATCCGCAACTCGGCGAAACCATGGTGACTTACGATCTCACCGGCGATGGCCGAAACCAGCGCCTCGAACAAACCCCGACAGGAGCGTCTAATGGCTGA
- a CDS encoding SDR family NAD(P)-dependent oxidoreductase has product MPKSPFDLTGKVAVITGSSRGIGRASAELLAQLGAKVVVSSRKAEACEEVAKGIRANGGDAHVIPCNIGRREEVERLIKEANAHYGKIDILVCNAAVNPHYGPIQNLTDEAFDKIMGSNVKSNIWLCNLVMPDMAARGGGSVIIISSIGGLRGSTTIGMYGVSKAADFALARTLAGEWGPKKVRINCIAPGLVKTDFARALWEDQEMLTRRTATTPLRRIGEPHEIAGAVAYLGSDASTFMTGQTIVIDGGVTTAAV; this is encoded by the coding sequence ATGCCGAAGTCGCCATTCGATTTGACCGGCAAGGTTGCCGTTATCACCGGCTCGAGCCGCGGCATCGGCCGCGCATCGGCTGAATTGCTTGCCCAGCTCGGCGCCAAGGTGGTGGTGTCCAGCCGCAAGGCCGAGGCCTGCGAGGAGGTCGCCAAGGGCATTCGCGCCAATGGCGGCGATGCGCATGTGATCCCCTGCAACATCGGCCGCCGCGAGGAAGTGGAGCGGCTGATCAAGGAAGCCAACGCGCATTACGGCAAGATCGACATCCTGGTCTGCAATGCCGCGGTCAATCCGCACTACGGCCCGATCCAGAACCTGACCGACGAGGCGTTCGACAAGATCATGGGCTCGAACGTGAAGAGCAACATCTGGCTCTGCAATCTGGTGATGCCGGACATGGCGGCGCGCGGCGGCGGCTCGGTGATCATCATCTCGTCGATCGGCGGCCTGCGTGGCTCGACCACCATCGGCATGTACGGCGTGTCGAAGGCAGCGGATTTCGCGCTGGCGCGCACGCTGGCCGGCGAGTGGGGCCCGAAGAAGGTGCGCATCAACTGCATTGCGCCGGGTCTGGTGAAGACGGATTTCGCCCGCGCGCTGTGGGAGGATCAGGAGATGCTGACGCGGCGCACGGCGACCACGCCGCTGCGGCGGATCGGCGAGCCGCACGAGATCGCTGGTGCCGTCGCCTATCTCGGCTCTGACGCCTCGACCTTCATGACCGGGCAGACCATCGTGATTGACGGCGGCGTCACCACTGCTGCCGTTTGA
- a CDS encoding 3-hydroxybutyrate dehydrogenase: protein MADLKGKTAVVTGSTSGIGLAIARKMAGAGANVVINGFGEATAIEKERAGIESEFKVKAVYSPADMTKPAEIAGMVALGEKTFGSVDVLVNNAGIQFVSPVEDFPIEKWDAIIAINLSSAFHGIRAAVPGMKKRKWGRIINTASAHSLVASPFKAAYVSAKHGIAGLTKTVALELATYKVTCNCISPGYVWTPLVEKQIPDTMKARNMTKEQVINDVLLEAQPTKEFVTADQVAALALYLCGDDASQITGANLSMDGGWTAA, encoded by the coding sequence ATGGCTGATCTGAAAGGCAAAACCGCAGTGGTGACCGGCTCGACGAGCGGCATCGGGCTCGCCATTGCGCGCAAGATGGCCGGTGCCGGCGCCAACGTCGTCATCAATGGTTTCGGCGAGGCGACTGCGATCGAAAAGGAGCGCGCCGGCATCGAGAGCGAATTCAAGGTGAAGGCAGTCTATTCGCCCGCCGACATGACCAAACCTGCCGAGATCGCCGGCATGGTCGCGCTCGGCGAAAAGACCTTCGGCTCTGTCGACGTGCTGGTCAACAACGCGGGCATCCAGTTCGTCTCGCCGGTGGAGGATTTCCCGATCGAAAAATGGGATGCGATCATCGCGATCAATCTGTCCTCCGCCTTCCATGGCATCCGCGCCGCAGTCCCCGGCATGAAGAAGCGCAAGTGGGGCCGCATCATCAACACGGCGTCCGCGCATTCGCTGGTCGCTTCGCCCTTCAAGGCCGCCTACGTCTCCGCCAAACATGGTATCGCCGGCCTGACCAAGACGGTGGCGCTGGAACTTGCGACCTACAAGGTCACCTGTAATTGCATCTCGCCCGGCTACGTCTGGACGCCGCTGGTGGAGAAGCAGATTCCCGATACGATGAAGGCGCGCAACATGACCAAGGAACAGGTCATCAACGACGTGCTGCTGGAGGCACAGCCGACCAAGGAATTCGTCACCGCCGATCAGGTCGCAGCGCTTGCGCTCTATCTCTGCGGCGACGACGCCAGCCAGATCACCGGTGCCAACCTGTCGATGGACGGCGGCTGGACCGCCGCATGA
- a CDS encoding tripartite tricarboxylate transporter permease: protein MDTFAALAHGMAVAVQPMNLLFALIGVFLGTAVGVLPGIGPALTVALLLPVTYKLDPGGSLIMFAGIYYGGMYGGSTTAILINTPGESASMATALEGNKMAKAGRGGPALATAAIGSFVAGTLATIGLAFVAPYLVDIAVKFGPEDYFALMVVAFVTVSATFGDSPVRGLTSLFIGLVLGLVGIDKLTGQPRLSFGVPELLDGVEVTTLAVGLFAVGEALYVVSRRHKVDEKLEPVRGSLWMTKEDWKRSWKPWLRGFGFGFPIGALPAGGAEIPTFLSYSTERRLTKYPEDFGKGAIEGVAGPEAANNASAAGTLVPLLTLGLPTSATAAMMLAGFQQYGLNPGPLLFAEKPDLVWGLIASLFIANTMLLVLNLPLVGLWVRLLAIPQPWLYAGILVFATMGTIAAKPSIVELTMLAGFGVLGFLMRRYDFPIAPVVVGLILGPLAESQLRRALSISLGDPMTLVQSPISATLLGVAFLALVLPFVLKGMSRFKATED, encoded by the coding sequence ATGGATACATTCGCCGCGTTGGCTCATGGCATGGCAGTGGCCGTGCAGCCGATGAACCTGCTGTTCGCGCTGATCGGCGTCTTTCTCGGCACGGCGGTCGGCGTGCTGCCGGGCATCGGACCGGCGCTGACCGTCGCGCTGCTGCTGCCGGTCACCTACAAGCTCGATCCGGGCGGCTCGCTGATCATGTTCGCGGGCATCTACTACGGCGGCATGTATGGCGGCTCGACCACCGCGATCCTGATCAACACGCCGGGCGAAAGCGCCTCGATGGCGACGGCGTTGGAAGGCAACAAGATGGCCAAGGCCGGCCGCGGCGGTCCGGCGCTGGCCACTGCAGCCATCGGTTCGTTCGTGGCCGGAACGCTGGCGACGATCGGACTGGCTTTCGTCGCGCCGTATCTTGTCGATATCGCCGTCAAGTTCGGACCTGAGGATTACTTCGCGCTGATGGTGGTGGCGTTCGTCACCGTCTCGGCGACGTTCGGCGATTCGCCCGTGCGCGGACTGACGAGCCTGTTCATCGGTCTCGTGCTCGGGCTTGTCGGGATCGACAAGCTGACGGGACAGCCGCGCCTGTCGTTCGGCGTGCCGGAACTGCTGGACGGCGTCGAGGTGACGACGCTGGCGGTGGGGCTGTTCGCGGTCGGCGAGGCGCTCTATGTGGTGTCGCGCCGTCACAAGGTCGACGAGAAGCTCGAGCCGGTGCGCGGCTCGCTCTGGATGACCAAGGAAGACTGGAAGCGTTCCTGGAAGCCATGGCTGCGCGGCTTCGGTTTCGGCTTCCCGATCGGTGCGCTGCCGGCGGGCGGCGCGGAGATCCCGACCTTCCTGTCATATTCCACCGAGCGGCGGTTGACCAAGTATCCGGAAGACTTCGGCAAGGGCGCGATCGAGGGCGTTGCCGGACCCGAAGCCGCGAACAATGCGTCCGCCGCGGGAACGCTGGTGCCGCTGCTGACGCTAGGACTGCCGACCTCGGCAACGGCGGCGATGATGCTGGCGGGTTTTCAGCAATACGGGCTCAATCCCGGTCCGTTGCTGTTCGCTGAGAAGCCGGATCTCGTCTGGGGGCTGATCGCAAGCCTGTTTATCGCCAACACCATGCTGCTCGTGCTCAACCTGCCGCTGGTCGGCCTGTGGGTGCGGCTGCTGGCGATCCCGCAGCCTTGGCTCTATGCGGGCATTCTGGTGTTCGCGACCATGGGCACCATCGCCGCGAAGCCGTCGATCGTCGAGCTGACGATGCTGGCCGGATTCGGCGTGCTCGGCTTCCTGATGCGCCGGTACGATTTTCCGATCGCTCCGGTGGTGGTCGGTTTAATCCTGGGGCCGTTGGCCGAGAGCCAGTTGCGGCGGGCGCTGTCGATCAGTCTTGGTGATCCGATGACGCTGGTGCAGAGCCCGATCTCGGCGACGCTGCTGGGTGTCGCGTTCCTCGCGCTGGTGCTGCCCTTCGTCCTGAAGGGCATGAGCCGCTTCAAGGCGACCGAGGACTGA
- a CDS encoding lipopolysaccharide biosynthesis protein, translated as MAITDGEQAPERGGVLAWVRSLLGGSSDASLTKRLAGTIFIIRVVSAALAYVSQVLLARWMGSSEYGIYVYAWTWVLLLGSMMDFGIAVTAQKLIPEYRGRNQLNLLRGFLFGSRWMTFGVSIVTACLLAGLVSLLSPWIEKDTVAALHAGCTILPALVLANTQDGIARSYDWMRLALTPQFVVRQSLIIGFTAGVAAMGAKLDAMMAMAVSSAAVWIAMIAQMIFLNRRLAVEVTPGPRHYNYSGWLATSLPILLVEGFYLLLSYVDILVLQAFRPSEEVGIYHAVVKTLALVSFIHYAMSAVTAHRFSEYHVAGDRERLSDYLMHAIKWTFWPSLAATALLLLLGKPLLWLFGTQFTSGYGVMFVAAIGLIARSAIGPVEKLLNMLGQQNVCALVYALAFAMNLVLCLLLVPRYGVYGAAASTSLALVFETVLLCWITRRRLGFHVLAFGKGKA; from the coding sequence GTGGCGATCACCGATGGCGAGCAGGCTCCGGAACGCGGCGGCGTGCTCGCGTGGGTGCGTTCGTTGCTGGGCGGTTCGAGCGATGCCTCGCTGACCAAGCGTCTCGCCGGCACCATCTTCATCATTCGCGTGGTGAGCGCGGCGCTCGCTTACGTCTCGCAGGTGCTGCTCGCACGCTGGATGGGCAGCTCCGAATACGGAATTTACGTCTATGCCTGGACCTGGGTGCTGCTGCTCGGCAGCATGATGGACTTCGGCATTGCCGTCACGGCGCAAAAACTGATCCCCGAATACCGCGGCAGGAACCAGCTCAATCTGCTGCGCGGCTTTCTGTTCGGCAGCCGCTGGATGACGTTCGGCGTGTCGATCGTGACGGCATGCCTGCTGGCTGGTCTCGTCTCGCTGCTGTCGCCCTGGATCGAGAAAGATACAGTCGCTGCGCTCCATGCCGGCTGCACGATCCTGCCGGCGCTGGTGCTTGCGAACACCCAGGATGGCATCGCACGATCCTACGACTGGATGCGGCTGGCACTGACCCCGCAATTCGTCGTGCGCCAATCGTTGATCATCGGCTTCACCGCCGGCGTGGCAGCGATGGGGGCCAAGCTCGACGCGATGATGGCGATGGCGGTGTCGTCCGCCGCAGTCTGGATCGCCATGATCGCGCAGATGATCTTCCTCAACCGTCGTCTTGCGGTGGAAGTGACGCCGGGGCCCCGTCATTACAATTATTCAGGCTGGCTCGCGACCTCGCTGCCGATCCTGCTGGTCGAAGGTTTTTACCTGCTGCTGAGCTATGTCGACATCCTGGTGCTGCAGGCGTTCCGTCCCTCCGAGGAGGTCGGCATCTACCATGCAGTGGTGAAAACGCTGGCGCTAGTCTCGTTCATTCACTACGCGATGTCGGCGGTCACGGCCCATCGCTTCAGCGAATATCACGTCGCCGGCGATCGCGAGCGGCTGTCGGACTATCTCATGCATGCGATCAAATGGACGTTCTGGCCGTCGCTGGCGGCGACCGCATTGCTGCTGCTGCTCGGCAAACCGCTGCTCTGGCTGTTCGGTACGCAGTTCACCTCCGGCTATGGCGTGATGTTCGTCGCCGCGATTGGCTTGATCGCGCGCTCGGCGATCGGCCCGGTCGAGAAGCTGTTGAACATGCTCGGCCAGCAGAACGTTTGCGCATTGGTCTATGCGCTGGCTTTCGCGATGAACCTTGTCCTGTGCCTGCTGCTGGTGCCGCGCTACGGTGTTTATGGTGCTGCGGCCTCGACCTCCCTCGCGCTGGTGTTCGAGACCGTGCTGTTGTGCTGGATCACCCGGCGGCGGCTCGGCTTCCATGTCCTTGCGTTCGGCAAGGGCAAGGCATGA
- a CDS encoding DUF924 family protein, producing the protein MADKSVSPTDVLSFWRQAGEARWWTKDDAFDDEIRSRFLDVWQAARAGKLDAWQETADGTLALVIVLDQFPRNMFRNDSRAFATDALACAIAHRALAAGLDEQLPADLRAFLYMPLMHSEQLHDQERCVALFERLGNAENTTYAIIHADIIRRFGRFPHRNRVLGRVTSQEEQAFLDSGGFSG; encoded by the coding sequence ATGGCCGACAAATCCGTCTCTCCCACTGATGTGCTGTCGTTCTGGCGCCAAGCGGGGGAGGCGCGGTGGTGGACCAAGGACGACGCCTTCGACGACGAAATCCGATCACGATTTCTCGATGTCTGGCAGGCTGCGAGGGCGGGCAAGCTGGATGCTTGGCAAGAAACTGCCGACGGAACGCTCGCGCTGGTCATCGTGCTCGATCAGTTTCCGCGCAACATGTTCCGCAATGACAGCCGGGCTTTCGCGACCGATGCGCTCGCCTGCGCGATCGCGCATCGGGCGCTGGCCGCGGGGTTGGATGAGCAACTTCCTGCCGATCTGCGCGCGTTTCTGTACATGCCGCTGATGCATTCCGAGCAACTCCACGATCAGGAGCGTTGCGTTGCCCTGTTCGAACGGCTTGGCAATGCCGAAAACACCACGTATGCGATCATCCACGCGGACATCATCCGTCGGTTTGGCCGCTTCCCGCATCGCAACCGTGTGCTGGGTCGCGTCACCAGCCAAGAAGAACAAGCCTTTCTGGACAGCGGCGGATTTTCCGGCTGA
- a CDS encoding tripartite tricarboxylate transporter substrate binding protein — protein MNSARSATRRHVLAAIGVVWAGVLAGAAQAQQPLELKIMAPANPGGGWDQTARSMQQALIAAGIARSAQVTNVGGAGGSVGIAQFVNSAKGDGTQLMVNGFVMVGALAMNKSPVTLEQVTPIARLTEEYQVMVVPANSPIKDVKDLAAALKADIAKVTFAGGSAGGIDHIMAALFAGAVGADATKVNYVPFSGGGESLAAILGGKVTAGISGYGEYEGQIKSGKLRAIGITSPERRPGLDIPTFKEQGVDLVLTNWRSVVAAPGITPEQKKVLSDAIDRLVKSPAWKEVLAQKGWDDAYLSGDAFADFLKKETARVNDVLKSIGLVKS, from the coding sequence ATGAATTCCGCTCGAAGCGCCACCCGTAGACACGTCCTGGCCGCTATCGGCGTGGTCTGGGCCGGCGTGCTTGCCGGTGCAGCGCAAGCCCAGCAGCCGCTCGAACTGAAGATCATGGCGCCCGCCAATCCGGGCGGCGGCTGGGATCAGACGGCTCGCTCGATGCAGCAGGCGCTGATCGCCGCCGGCATCGCCCGCAGCGCGCAGGTGACCAATGTCGGCGGTGCAGGCGGTTCGGTCGGCATCGCCCAGTTCGTCAACTCGGCGAAGGGGGACGGCACCCAGCTGATGGTGAACGGCTTCGTCATGGTCGGTGCGCTGGCCATGAACAAATCGCCGGTGACGCTCGAGCAGGTGACGCCGATTGCCCGCTTGACCGAGGAATACCAGGTGATGGTCGTACCGGCCAATTCGCCGATCAAGGATGTGAAGGATCTGGCGGCGGCGCTGAAGGCGGATATCGCCAAGGTCACCTTTGCGGGCGGCTCGGCCGGTGGTATCGATCACATCATGGCCGCGCTGTTTGCTGGCGCCGTCGGCGCCGATGCGACCAAGGTGAACTACGTTCCGTTCTCCGGCGGCGGCGAGTCGCTTGCGGCCATCCTCGGCGGCAAGGTGACCGCCGGCATTTCCGGCTATGGCGAATACGAAGGCCAAATCAAGTCCGGCAAGCTGCGGGCGATCGGCATCACCTCGCCGGAGCGCAGGCCGGGTCTCGACATTCCGACCTTCAAGGAGCAGGGCGTCGATCTGGTGCTGACGAACTGGCGATCGGTGGTCGCGGCGCCAGGCATCACGCCTGAACAGAAGAAGGTACTCTCCGATGCCATCGACCGGCTGGTGAAGTCGCCGGCCTGGAAGGAGGTGCTGGCCCAGAAGGGCTGGGACGACGCCTACCTCTCCGGCGATGCCTTCGCTGACTTCCTGAAGAAGGAGACGGCGCGCGTGAATGACGTTCTGAAGTCGATCGGCCTCGTGAAATCATGA
- a CDS encoding tripartite tricarboxylate transporter TctB family protein, producing MTTGSDAQEGGAARRGIDWAGVVIAIALALLAAVIAVDAFRIQANVTYGMGPQAMPLVIACGLGVLALGNLVNALRGDFPEREDMDFRPVAIVLLGLVAMIAIIGFDGGFIPAMTVLFAATSWAFGRRALIADIVIGFVIGALVYFVFNHLLTLSLPAGPIERLF from the coding sequence ATGACGACCGGAAGTGACGCGCAGGAAGGCGGGGCCGCGCGGCGCGGGATCGATTGGGCCGGCGTCGTCATTGCGATAGCCTTGGCGCTGCTTGCCGCCGTCATCGCCGTGGATGCGTTCCGCATCCAGGCCAACGTGACTTATGGCATGGGCCCGCAAGCTATGCCGCTGGTCATCGCCTGCGGCCTTGGCGTGCTAGCGCTCGGCAATCTGGTCAACGCGTTGCGCGGTGATTTCCCAGAGCGCGAGGACATGGACTTCCGCCCGGTCGCGATCGTGCTGTTGGGGCTGGTCGCGATGATTGCGATCATCGGCTTCGATGGCGGCTTCATCCCGGCGATGACGGTGCTGTTCGCGGCAACGTCCTGGGCGTTCGGACGGCGCGCGCTGATCGCCGACATCGTCATCGGCTTCGTGATCGGCGCGCTGGTGTATTTCGTCTTCAACCATCTTCTCACCCTCAGCCTTCCCGCTGGTCCCATTGAACGTCTGTTCTGA